The following proteins are co-located in the bacterium genome:
- a CDS encoding dipeptidase, whose product MPQTASFPLVFDGHNDTVLNLAKTGRSFFTRSAEGHIDLPRAREGGLGGGFFAVYIYDPVTVEKGQDSTATLEAAMKKYGDESTWPEPMPLDYAQSHALTLLGRLLQIEQASGGQVTIIHTAAELQRALDAGVFAILLHFEGAEPLDPDGYALETFYAAGLRSVGLTHSRRNRFARGVPFKFPHSPDTGTGLTDEGKELVRQLNRRKVMIDLSHLNEQGFWDVEKITDAPLVATHSNAHRLSQSARNLTDKQLDAIRESRGLAGLNFHVGFLREDGGRSVDTPIARMVDHVAYMVERMGIDHVGLGSDFDGATMPAELKDAAGLPKLMQALRDHGFTADELRKLGHGNWVRVLRDTWGA is encoded by the coding sequence ATGCCGCAGACGGCATCTTTCCCTCTGGTGTTCGACGGCCACAACGATACCGTCCTCAATCTGGCGAAAACCGGCCGTTCATTTTTCACGCGGTCCGCCGAGGGGCACATCGACCTCCCACGGGCGCGCGAGGGGGGCCTCGGCGGCGGATTCTTTGCCGTCTACATCTACGACCCCGTCACTGTGGAGAAAGGACAGGACAGCACCGCCACCCTCGAGGCGGCGATGAAGAAATATGGCGATGAGAGCACGTGGCCCGAGCCAATGCCGCTCGACTACGCGCAGTCACACGCGCTCACCCTCCTCGGCCGCCTGTTGCAAATCGAGCAGGCGTCTGGGGGGCAGGTCACGATCATCCATACGGCGGCGGAACTGCAGCGCGCCCTCGACGCCGGCGTCTTCGCCATCCTGCTGCATTTCGAAGGCGCGGAGCCCCTCGACCCCGACGGCTACGCGCTCGAGACATTTTACGCCGCGGGTCTCCGGTCGGTGGGGCTTACCCATAGCCGCCGGAACCGGTTCGCCCGGGGCGTTCCGTTCAAGTTTCCCCACTCGCCCGACACCGGCACGGGGCTCACCGATGAGGGGAAAGAGCTCGTGCGCCAGCTGAACCGCCGCAAGGTCATGATCGACCTGTCGCACCTCAACGAACAGGGCTTCTGGGACGTGGAGAAGATCACCGATGCCCCGCTCGTCGCCACGCACTCGAACGCCCACCGGTTGTCGCAGTCGGCGCGCAACTTGACCGACAAGCAGCTCGACGCGATCCGCGAGAGCCGGGGCCTGGCCGGCCTCAACTTTCACGTCGGCTTTCTGCGCGAGGACGGCGGGAGGAGCGTCGACACGCCGATCGCGCGGATGGTCGACCATGTGGCATACATGGTCGAGCGCATGGGCATAGACCACGTCGGCCTCGGGTCCGACTTCGATGGGGCGACCATGCCCGCGGAGCTCAAAGATGCCGCCGGACTGCCGAAGCTCATGCAGGCGCTGCGCGATCACGGCTTCACCGCAGACGAGCTCCGGAAGCTCGGGCACGGCAACTGGGTCCGGGTCCTGCGCGACACCTGGGGCGCGTAG
- a CDS encoding ABC transporter substrate-binding protein, whose protein sequence is MAQGSAGTGRRRRQRFTRRAVLHGGLTLLAARAFAPRATAAAAPAKQATLRFNWTVKGEFTPFFVAREKGFYNEAGVNLQLLEGKSGTQAVEVIGAGRDTFGYVPSVQVIEAISNGIPLKTVATMGRYTGMCWASWANVPLVKPKDLEGHRVSISPSSTFFQVWPAFAQTFRIDTSRVEVIHADPSARVGLFLSHKLDVMADIFWANDLVILQVKADGPLNVLKLSDLNFDPLGYLLVVNADVLLRDPDMVRRVTGATLKGFRYTIDHPDEAIAIMTKLHGDQLGVKVIEGQVRNLIPLLNQKPVLGKAAPDAWARSLTILYSSGVIRKRLALGDYYTDAFVGG, encoded by the coding sequence ATGGCACAGGGCAGCGCGGGAACCGGGCGGCGTCGCAGACAGCGCTTCACGCGTCGCGCCGTCCTCCACGGCGGACTGACGCTCCTCGCGGCGCGGGCGTTCGCTCCGCGCGCGACCGCGGCGGCGGCTCCGGCAAAACAGGCGACGCTCCGATTCAACTGGACGGTGAAAGGGGAGTTTACGCCGTTCTTCGTGGCGCGCGAAAAAGGGTTCTATAACGAAGCCGGCGTGAACCTCCAGTTGCTGGAGGGCAAGAGCGGAACCCAGGCGGTCGAGGTGATCGGGGCGGGCCGGGACACGTTTGGCTATGTGCCGTCGGTGCAGGTGATCGAAGCGATCTCCAACGGCATTCCCCTCAAGACCGTCGCGACGATGGGACGGTACACCGGGATGTGCTGGGCGTCCTGGGCCAACGTCCCCCTCGTCAAGCCAAAGGATCTCGAAGGGCATCGGGTTTCCATCTCACCGTCCTCGACGTTCTTTCAAGTGTGGCCGGCGTTTGCGCAGACGTTCCGGATCGACACAAGCCGGGTCGAGGTCATCCACGCGGATCCTTCCGCGCGCGTCGGCCTTTTCCTGAGCCACAAGTTGGACGTGATGGCGGACATCTTCTGGGCGAACGATCTGGTGATTCTCCAGGTCAAGGCGGACGGTCCGCTCAACGTGCTGAAGCTCTCCGACCTGAACTTCGATCCGCTCGGATACCTCCTGGTGGTCAACGCGGACGTGCTGCTCCGGGACCCCGACATGGTCAGGCGGGTGACGGGCGCCACCCTCAAGGGGTTCCGGTATACGATCGATCATCCCGATGAGGCCATCGCGATCATGACCAAGCTCCACGGCGACCAGCTCGGCGTCAAAGTGATCGAAGGCCAAGTGCGTAACCTCATCCCGCTCCTCAACCAGAAGCCGGTGCTGGGGAAAGCAGCCCCAGACGCATGGGCGCGGTCGCTGACGATCCTGTACTCCTCCGGGGTTATTCGGAAGCGGCTGGCACTCGGCGACTACTACACCGATGCGTTTGTCGGCGGGTAG
- a CDS encoding ABC transporter substrate-binding protein: MTEPRPKRSRLSRRQFLTKSALLGTALGLPALATAARGAAGATTRNGQIIAAVSERALTLDPGDHYSISATSVLRHIFDPLIDVTNTSKFVPALAESWEAVTPTTWRFTLRRGVTFHDGSPFNSDSVAYTLSRVRDNTRLIKSFVYQDLGAIEKDGPYAVKVATKHPFGSLPSHLTMLGMLPPSAAGREETFFQHPIGTGPFQFAGWTRGERVDLSANPNYWKTGVPKVEKVIFRFVPELSTRAAGLRAGEFHVIDRLPPDMVQTLRGSPGVKAVSVLGIEVQQWLFQMAKDPDKNTLLRKAISLGIDRNTIVKEFMLGFARAAVCPVPPGLVGYVDLGVKPYDPDRAKALLRQAGYNGEPLDFVLMKDLYPKQLEIAQAVQSMLTGIGVKVSLKNIEIATAREMRAAGNYDMFYSGWAHLPHDPDWYFGQWFTQAGAAKLSRYNNPKVEQLVVDARSPDPKIRQQRYEDLERILWTEEEPTIWPFYSRAIYGVRDTLRNYEARGDYYVLLSEVGVS, encoded by the coding sequence ATGACTGAGCCTAGACCGAAGCGATCCCGTTTGAGCCGGCGCCAGTTTCTGACCAAAAGCGCTCTGCTCGGCACCGCGCTCGGCCTACCGGCGCTGGCCACCGCGGCCCGGGGCGCGGCGGGTGCGACCACCCGGAACGGCCAGATCATCGCCGCGGTCTCCGAACGGGCGCTCACGCTCGACCCGGGCGACCATTATTCGATCTCCGCCACATCGGTGCTCCGGCATATCTTCGATCCCCTGATCGACGTGACCAACACCAGCAAGTTCGTCCCCGCGCTGGCGGAATCGTGGGAGGCGGTCACCCCCACCACTTGGCGTTTCACGCTCCGCAGGGGCGTCACGTTTCATGACGGCAGCCCGTTCAACTCGGACAGCGTCGCATACACGCTCTCGCGCGTGCGCGACAACACGAGACTGATCAAGTCCTTCGTCTATCAAGACCTCGGCGCCATCGAAAAGGACGGGCCGTACGCGGTCAAGGTGGCGACCAAGCACCCCTTCGGTTCGCTCCCGTCCCACCTGACGATGCTCGGGATGCTCCCGCCGAGCGCGGCGGGCCGCGAGGAAACGTTCTTCCAGCACCCGATCGGGACGGGGCCGTTTCAGTTCGCGGGGTGGACCCGGGGGGAGCGTGTCGATCTCAGCGCCAACCCGAACTACTGGAAGACCGGGGTCCCCAAGGTCGAGAAGGTGATCTTCCGGTTCGTCCCCGAGCTCTCCACGCGGGCGGCCGGCCTGCGCGCGGGAGAGTTTCACGTGATCGATCGCCTCCCGCCCGACATGGTGCAGACGCTGCGGGGGAGCCCCGGGGTCAAGGCGGTGAGTGTGCTCGGGATCGAGGTCCAGCAGTGGCTGTTCCAGATGGCGAAAGACCCCGACAAGAACACCCTGCTTCGGAAGGCCATCTCCCTCGGCATCGATCGCAACACGATCGTCAAGGAGTTCATGCTCGGCTTCGCGCGCGCCGCCGTGTGTCCGGTGCCGCCGGGGCTCGTCGGGTACGTGGACCTGGGCGTCAAGCCGTACGATCCGGACCGGGCCAAGGCCCTCCTCAGGCAGGCGGGCTACAATGGGGAGCCGCTCGACTTCGTCCTGATGAAGGACCTGTACCCCAAACAATTGGAGATCGCCCAGGCAGTCCAGTCCATGCTCACCGGGATCGGGGTCAAGGTCAGCCTCAAGAACATCGAGATCGCGACGGCGCGCGAGATGCGCGCGGCCGGCAATTACGACATGTTCTACTCGGGATGGGCGCACCTCCCCCACGATCCGGACTGGTACTTCGGACAGTGGTTCACGCAGGCCGGGGCAGCCAAGCTCAGCCGGTACAACAATCCCAAGGTGGAGCAGCTGGTCGTCGACGCCCGTTCGCCCGATCCGAAGATCCGCCAGCAGCGGTATGAGGATCTGGAGCGGATCCTGTGGACTGAGGAGGAGCCGACGATCTGGCCGTTCTACAGCAGGGCGATCTACGGGGTGCGCGATACGCTCCGGAATTATGAGGCCCGGGGAGACTACTACGTGCTGCTGAGCGAGGTCGGCGTGAGTTAG
- a CDS encoding ABC transporter permease — MAARAAAEPASATSHVVRPAVAGRGLARLWRISPLMVVGGTILLLVVLACAAASALAPADPITTVFSARLRPPLGLGGTAAHLLGTDNLGRDILSRVLFGGRISLSLATAAVVLAAVSGVALGLLSGYAGGAIDDAIMRVADIQLSFPVIMLAIAIIAVVGTSELAIVGVLALSGWVLYARTLRASLLSIRQVEYVEAARALGAGGLRIVVRHILPNTLAPILVIASAQFATMVLLEAGLSFLGLGVQAPRPSWGNMLAEGRDYLSNAWWLATVPGLAISLVVLGANLFGDGLRDVLDPRLRQR; from the coding sequence GTGGCCGCGCGCGCCGCCGCGGAACCGGCCTCCGCGACGAGCCACGTCGTGCGCCCCGCCGTGGCCGGCCGGGGCCTGGCCCGTCTGTGGCGGATCAGCCCGCTGATGGTGGTGGGGGGGACGATCCTGCTCCTCGTGGTGCTGGCCTGCGCCGCGGCTTCCGCCTTGGCCCCGGCCGATCCGATCACAACCGTGTTCAGCGCCCGCCTCAGGCCCCCGCTCGGCTTGGGAGGGACGGCGGCGCATCTCCTGGGCACCGATAACCTCGGGCGCGACATCCTGTCGCGCGTCCTGTTCGGCGGCCGGATCTCGCTATCGCTCGCGACCGCCGCGGTCGTGCTGGCGGCGGTCAGCGGGGTCGCCCTCGGGCTGCTTTCGGGGTACGCCGGGGGGGCGATCGACGATGCGATTATGCGCGTGGCCGACATTCAGCTGTCCTTCCCCGTCATCATGCTGGCGATCGCGATCATCGCCGTGGTCGGGACGAGCGAGCTCGCGATCGTCGGGGTCCTGGCGTTGAGCGGCTGGGTTCTGTACGCGCGGACGCTCCGCGCGAGCCTCCTCAGTATCCGGCAGGTGGAGTACGTTGAAGCGGCGCGGGCGCTTGGTGCCGGGGGCCTCCGGATCGTGGTCCGCCACATTCTGCCCAACACGCTCGCGCCGATCCTGGTGATTGCAAGCGCCCAGTTCGCGACGATGGTGCTGCTCGAGGCGGGACTCAGCTTCCTCGGTCTGGGCGTCCAGGCGCCGCGGCCGTCCTGGGGGAACATGCTGGCGGAGGGCCGGGACTACCTGAGCAACGCGTGGTGGCTGGCCACCGTTCCTGGGCTCGCGATCTCGCTCGTCGTGCTCGGGGCCAATCTGTTCGGGGACGGCCTCCGAGACGTCCTGGATCCTCGGCTTCGCCAGCGCTGA
- a CDS encoding ABC transporter permease: MSRYLIRRSLHSGLTLVGVSILVFVILRVVPGNPARMLLPEGAPQSAVDELDRQLGLHKPVLEQYVIFLRSVSRGDFGQSFQYRAPAATVVWERIPATLDLTTAAILLIVWFGVPIGMLAAVRRRTVFDYAGMTFAVLGQSLPNFWLGIMLILLFGVTIRWLPTSGFEGWRYLILPSVTLAAYPTAFVARLTRSGMLEVLNQDFVRTARSKGLAGTTVVVRHAFKNAIIPVLTIIGLQIGVLLSGAVITESVFAWPGIGKLIVDAIFFRDFPVVQTVLILSAATFVLVNFVVDLLYAVLDPRIRFG, translated from the coding sequence ATGTCTCGCTACCTGATCCGGCGATCGCTGCATTCCGGCCTCACCCTCGTCGGGGTGTCGATCCTGGTGTTCGTGATTCTCCGCGTCGTCCCCGGCAATCCGGCACGCATGCTCCTGCCGGAGGGCGCGCCGCAGTCCGCCGTTGACGAACTCGATCGCCAGCTCGGCCTGCACAAGCCGGTCCTCGAACAGTACGTCATTTTCCTTCGGAGCGTGTCCCGGGGGGACTTCGGCCAGTCCTTCCAGTACCGCGCCCCCGCCGCCACAGTGGTGTGGGAACGAATCCCGGCGACCCTCGATCTTACGACCGCGGCGATCCTTCTGATCGTGTGGTTCGGGGTGCCGATCGGGATGCTGGCGGCGGTCCGGCGCCGCACCGTGTTCGATTACGCGGGCATGACCTTCGCGGTGCTCGGCCAGTCGCTCCCGAACTTCTGGCTCGGGATCATGCTCATCCTGCTGTTTGGGGTGACGATCCGCTGGCTTCCCACCTCTGGGTTCGAAGGCTGGCGGTACTTGATTCTCCCCAGCGTGACGCTGGCCGCGTATCCCACCGCCTTCGTCGCCCGGCTGACCCGCTCGGGCATGCTGGAGGTGTTGAACCAGGATTTCGTCCGCACCGCCCGCTCCAAGGGCCTCGCCGGCACTACGGTGGTCGTCCGCCACGCGTTCAAGAACGCGATCATCCCGGTGCTGACCATCATCGGTCTGCAGATCGGCGTGCTGCTCAGCGGCGCCGTCATCACCGAATCCGTCTTCGCCTGGCCGGGCATCGGGAAGCTCATCGTCGATGCGATCTTCTTCCGGGATTTTCCGGTCGTCCAGACGGTGTTGATCCTCTCGGCGGCCACGTTCGTGCTGGTGAATTTCGTGGTCGATCTCCTCTATGCGGTGCTCGACCCAAGGATTCGTTTTGGCTGA